Proteins encoded together in one bacterium window:
- a CDS encoding tyrosine-type recombinase/integrase, with amino-acid sequence MPRPTETEFTHQIGRFFLAHKDVWRPKTYAIYGHVYRCHLEPRFKGQSINTITPNDLQVAINNREHAAATRRLTKSFCVRFWNWLIENDLAFKNPAKHVRIARVESLPKEALTIEQGRAVLEAARADWSKYLYPFVGIGLYTGLRRMNILQLGPGVIFNDRLVFQGTLMKTGNPLQIPYRPELKPLLDLCPLNVDRNGISRGFDRIRKATGLSFLTPHTLRRTFATWMFKFGAPFPTIRKLMGHARIDASMTAIYTTVDMDQMREALKVLPLLL; translated from the coding sequence ATGCCGCGCCCAACTGAAACCGAGTTCACGCACCAGATCGGCCGGTTCTTCCTCGCCCACAAGGACGTGTGGAGGCCGAAGACCTACGCCATCTACGGTCATGTGTATCGGTGCCACCTGGAGCCCCGCTTCAAGGGCCAGAGCATCAACACGATCACGCCCAACGATCTGCAGGTCGCCATCAACAACCGCGAGCACGCCGCGGCCACTCGCCGGCTGACGAAGTCGTTCTGCGTGCGCTTCTGGAACTGGCTCATCGAAAACGACTTAGCGTTCAAGAACCCGGCGAAGCACGTGCGCATCGCGCGGGTCGAGAGCCTGCCAAAGGAGGCGCTGACCATCGAGCAGGGGCGCGCCGTACTGGAGGCGGCCCGCGCGGACTGGTCGAAGTACCTGTACCCGTTCGTGGGCATCGGCCTGTACACGGGCCTGCGCCGGATGAACATCCTGCAGCTGGGCCCGGGCGTCATCTTCAACGACCGGCTGGTCTTCCAGGGGACGCTGATGAAGACCGGTAATCCTCTGCAGATCCCATATCGTCCCGAGCTTAAACCTTTGCTGGATCTCTGCCCCCTGAATGTCGACCGCAACGGCATCAGCCGCGGCTTCGATCGGATCCGCAAGGCCACCGGCCTGTCGTTCCTGACGCCGCACACTCTGCGCCGTACGTTCGCGACCTGGATGTTCAAGTTCGGCGCCCCGTTCCCGACCATCCGCAAGCTGATGGGCCACGCCCGGATCGACGCGAGCATGACGGCCATCTACACAACGGTCGACATGGACCAGATGCGGGAGGCGCTGAAGGTCTTGCCGCTGCTACTCTGA